Proteins from one bacterium genomic window:
- a CDS encoding DUF2249 domain-containing protein yields MNDSTGMNGQYGVDGGPSWLIQVEIVSSMDARAAIAAGEHPLAQVLAAVAALAPGQAHRLITPFVPAPLLDKVRAQGLAVWTGAVAPGEFHSVLARLPG; encoded by the coding sequence ATGAATGACAGCACAGGAATGAACGGACAGTACGGCGTTGACGGCGGCCCGAGCTGGCTCATCCAGGTGGAGATAGTCAGCAGCATGGACGCGCGCGCGGCGATCGCAGCCGGGGAGCATCCACTGGCGCAGGTGCTCGCCGCCGTGGCCGCGCTGGCGCCCGGTCAGGCGCACCGGCTGATCACGCCGTTCGTGCCGGCGCCGCTGCTGGACAAGGTGCGGGCGCAGGGCCTGGCGGTGTGGACCGGGGCGGTCGCGCCGGGTGAGTTCCACAGCGTCCTGGCGCGCCTGCCGGGCTGA
- a CDS encoding DUF438 domain-containing protein: MSELIHDQQRRMALLKHMILQLHGGEAPESVRPQLIRLLGRVPYDEVVAVEQELIREGMPTEEILKFCDLHKLALNPSLMPDEERGVPVGHPVDVMRAENRALGWELEAVRGLFALVNATDNNVEPADLLHDLRVRFNALMDVEKHYLRKEHLLFPFLEKHGITGPPTVMWGKHDEARALLKAAVEALGASGGATAIEARAMVPRVLEPAVEAIAGMIDKEQQILLPMCLDALSEAEWGAISRGSADLGYCLVVPEAAWLPEGMEPVADAGGDGRVRLPSGSFTTAQLQAVLNTIPFDITFVDADDTVRYFSEGSERIFARTRAIIGRKVEYCHPPKSVAMVQKILADFREGRETHAQFWIELGGKFLCIEYFALHDEAGTFLGTLEVSQNLTTKRALTGQQRLLNYVGTGGQS, translated from the coding sequence ATGAGCGAACTCATCCACGACCAGCAGCGCCGCATGGCCCTGCTCAAACACATGATCCTGCAACTGCACGGGGGCGAGGCGCCGGAATCGGTGCGCCCGCAACTGATCCGCCTGCTCGGGCGCGTGCCCTACGACGAGGTGGTGGCCGTCGAGCAGGAACTGATCCGCGAGGGCATGCCCACCGAGGAGATCCTCAAGTTCTGCGACCTGCACAAGCTGGCGCTGAACCCGAGCCTGATGCCGGACGAGGAGCGCGGCGTGCCGGTCGGCCATCCCGTCGACGTGATGCGCGCGGAGAATCGCGCGCTGGGCTGGGAACTCGAGGCTGTGCGCGGGCTCTTCGCGCTGGTGAACGCGACGGATAACAACGTCGAACCCGCCGACCTGCTGCATGACCTTCGCGTGCGCTTCAACGCGTTGATGGATGTCGAGAAGCACTACCTGCGCAAGGAACACCTGCTGTTCCCGTTCCTCGAGAAGCACGGCATCACCGGGCCGCCGACCGTCATGTGGGGCAAGCACGACGAGGCACGGGCGCTGCTGAAGGCGGCCGTCGAGGCGCTGGGAGCTTCCGGTGGCGCCACGGCCATCGAGGCGCGCGCGATGGTGCCCCGGGTGCTCGAACCGGCGGTCGAGGCGATCGCCGGCATGATCGACAAGGAACAGCAGATCCTGCTGCCGATGTGCCTGGACGCGCTGTCGGAGGCCGAATGGGGCGCCATTTCCCGCGGCAGCGCCGATCTCGGCTACTGCCTGGTGGTGCCGGAGGCCGCCTGGCTGCCGGAGGGTATGGAACCCGTCGCGGATGCGGGCGGCGACGGTCGCGTGCGGCTGCCGTCGGGATCGTTCACGACGGCGCAGCTGCAGGCCGTGCTGAACACGATCCCGTTCGACATCACGTTCGTCGACGCCGACGACACCGTGCGCTACTTCAGCGAAGGCAGCGAGCGGATCTTCGCGCGCACGCGCGCCATCATCGGCCGCAAGGTCGAGTACTGCCATCCGCCCAAGAGCGTGGCAATGGTGCAGAAGATCCTCGCCGACTTCCGCGAGGGCCGCGAGACGCACGCGCAGTTCTGGATCGAGCTGGGCGGGAAGTTCCTCTGCATCGAGTACTTCGCGCTGCACGACGAGGCGGGGACCTTCCTCGGTACGCTCGAAGTGAGCCAGAACCTGACCACCAAGCGCGCGCTGACCGGGCAGCAGCGCCTGCTCAACTATGTCGGCACGGGAGGACAGTCATGA